The segment AGATGAGCCTGACATGCCCAGGGATGACTGGGAAGCTAGTGGGTGGGCTGCATGGCACTTGTGCACCCTTGTGCTGTACTGGGGCTGCCCCTGTGGGTGCTGCCCCTGTGGGTGCTGCATGGAGGAGTGCCAAGTCCTGagtgctgggagccagctgAGCAGCAAACAAGAGAGAGTGGTGTCAAGATCCCACAAGCTTTTGCAATAAGTCCCCAGGATGGGAGATGAACACAGctctataatttttaaattaaaagcaaagtgCAATTTGAACATAGGATCCTGCCcccagaggaagaggagagtgGGTTTCCTTGTCTTCAGGCCCAGGAAAGATGAGAAGGGTTGTCAAAGCAGAACTCATCCCTTGTGCTTGGGCCAGGACCAGAGAGGCACCTCATGATCTGGACACAGCCAGATGCCATTtctgccttccccagcagcactgggagtgaCATATTCACCTGGGTGAGTGGTATCTTAGAGGACgtgtctgtgctgtgtccctgtgcaaAAGCCAGGCAGGCTGAGCACCCCCACTACAGCCTTGCACCACCAGGAGCCCCTTGGGAAGGGTCACTCAGAGCTCCCCACAGCCTCAAAGCATCGTGCATATGGCATCACCTCCCTCGGTGTCTAGGGAGGCACCATGCACAGAACATACCCTCCCACAGGAACAAGCAAATTTTAGCATCTACAGATCTTCCAGGGAGCTGTTCTGCACTTGGAAGAATGACTGATTCAAGAGTTCCTGCTGCAGCGACAATCTCAGGTCTCAAAGTCTCAAAGCCAAGGAAAGCCCAACACAACCAGGACCTACAACAGTTTAGAAAGAGCAGCAGACACTTGTAatgcaggaggggacagtgacagggatgaGCCCCTGCGGGTAGACACGTcaccagccagagcagcccagcagagctggccgCACTCCgctggctgcagcactgggtCGGTGGCAGTGGGACAATGTCAGGGCTCCGGCACTGAGGGAGGAACGGGTCGGCAGAGCCTCTTGGACAGCAGATGTGTAAATCACCCCTGTCCGCAGCTCCCGCCCAGCCGCGCCCAGCCCCGCGTTCCTCCGGCGCTGCCCAGGTCAGGCAGACCTGCCCAGCTCGGCCGGGGCGCGCTGACATCGGCACACACCGCCGCTGCCAGCCGTCCCCGCTCCGGTTACAGCAGTATAAAagggtttgggatgcagggcggagggagctgggccgGGTATttcactgccctgcagccatgggggGCGGCGCTTTCATCCTGGTCCTCGCCGTGGCCCTGGCAGAGAGTGTTGGTCCGGCAGAGAGGAAGGTATGGGGATGGGTGACGATGGGAGCATGGCAGACAAGGCACTGGGATACAGTGTGGGCAGCCAGGAGTTCTCCCTTGAGTGCCATTCTAGGCTTGGACAAGCAGGAGAACTTTGCAAGAACCAAATCCAGGCAGAGGGCAAATTATCCCTGGATCACCCCCGACCACCTCCAGAAAGATTTGTTCCCATGAAGGAACCATGCAGGAggcattttttcccttgggaTTTGTGCCTGGGAGCACCATGCCTGTGGCATCCCCTCTGACATCTGGATCTGTGTCTGGGTGTACCCTGCACACCGCAGGGCTGGGACACTCTGGCCTTGCTCCACCATCCTCtcagcagcaccctgggacagcaTTTCCCCAGACTGGGATTAGGGATAGTCAGTGCCTGAGCTGCACTCACAGCAGGGCCTGTGGCTCCCCTggtgtggggcaggagcagggatggggtcCCTCTGTGTGAGAGGATGGAGAGTACAGGGCTGTATTCCTTCAGTGCCAGCTCAACGGACTGTGGAGGAATGATCAGGACTCGCTGATGGAGATTTCGGTGTTGGGGGACAACGGGGACTTCCAGGGACAATACCTCACACGAGTCACCCTCTCTGGGGGCTGTGCCCAAATCTCCCCTCTGAGaggtgctcagcagcagcttggaGAGGAGGGCTGGCCCACCTTTGCCTTCACTGTGCGCTGGGAGAAATTCTCCAGTAAgtgctgggacacctggggacagcacaggagtTTCAATGGAAGCCACACATGCAACCAGCAGGAATTTTCTTTTGCCAGAAATTCATCTGGGTGATGTTTCGGTACACAGCATGGAGCTAAGGGGCAATGCTGGGCTTGAACAGGGGAGCCCCTCCTCACCCAACATCTTTGGGGCAACCATGGTGGGTCCAGACCTCGTTAGCACAAGTGAGATGTGGTGCTACAAATCCTGCCTTGTCCAAGGGAGCCACTGGGAAGGGCAGGACACCCCAGCATGGGTTTGGGGGTTGTGTGGCCAttggagcaggagcacagccgTGTCTGGGAGGActgtggggaaggggaagcagCTAGTTTCCCGACAGATCTCCCAATAAGTCCTTCCTCCTAGATGCCACCACTGCCTTCGTGGGACAGTGCTTTGTGGATGCAGGTGGAAAGGAGATACTGAGCACCATGTGGCTGCTGCGTGAAGCTGTCGGGTCCCTTGAGGAGGACTGGAAAGCCACAAGGTAGTGGGGGGATATGGGGGACATTAATCCCACAGAGCGGTCCTCTCTTGGGGGAACTTGGGGGATTTAGGGACACCCCATTGCTGCTGCGAGTACTGGCAGCTCTGAGCGAGCAGTGTCTGTGGGTTATGCCACAGGAACTCTCAACTTCTCACAGGGTGGGCAGAAATGTCTTCACACGCAAACGCACCACAAAAGGAAAGACCCTGCCGAACTTGTCCCCCCTCTGTGAGGCTGTGTCTTCACCAGCCCcatgatgggatgggatggtcTAGCTGCAGACTAACCCCCCAAGAAGGCAAGAAAAACCTGCCTCCCAACTgagaataaaactttaaaattatcaGCTGTGGTTGCCTTTTCTTAAAGCCTGTCCTTGCTACACCTTCCATCTCCAGAGACACCCCTGAGGTCTCACCACTGCCCTTCTGCAGGGACATCTGCATCTCTCCCTgatcccacccatccctgggGTCATTTCCCATCTCATCTAAACCCAAACTTCCACCCTGTGTCATCATTCCCCACCTCCCTCATGGTGGCAGAACTAGCAGCATCCTGAATTCAGCTCACCTCTTTGCAGTACCTTCATATCCATTCCCACCAGACCCTTTCCAGTACTGGGACTCCATGCTTTGTTGGACTGGGCAATGGAGGAAGCATTCTCGGTAGATCTGAGATGTTGATTAACcacttttttttgtgctgtatGGCACCTAAAGCAAAATACATAGAAGTTAAAGCTCCCATCCCCCTGGGTTATACACAgggattttccctttctctACCACTGCATTTTGGCAGTGCCTCTCTATTTGCCTCTGTGGACACCTGCCAAACTTGGTCAGGTGTTTTGACGCAAAGCTTTTGGCAGGTCTGTGAGTGAAGAGGAAACCTCTTGTGGAAGTGTTATGAAAatatcccagccccagggatgagAGTGCCATGGCCAAGCAGTCCAGCCAAGCCTGATCCAGTTCTAGCAAAGCTGCAGCATGGTGCCATGAAGTGCAGAGATACCTGCCACCACACTGGGATCTCTAACAAGGTGGCTTGTCCCTgccaaacagcacagaaaggcaggagttgGTGTCCGGCCAAAAGAACAGTGTGGGCATCCAGGACAACAGCAAAAGAATCCCCAGGGGGAATTTCTCAGAGTCCCTGTGATAGGCCATGAGTTTGGGACTGAAGAAGATAAAAAGGAGGAGGGATGTGCTAGGAGAGGGGTGTTTTCCACTCAGCCCTGCTTTTTAGGCTACCTGGATGAGAgatgtgctgggcacagggctgccagTGGGCATTGAGAGGTGCCACCCCAAAGGGGCACTCTGCTGCCCCCAGTTTGCACACTGCAGTCCTGCTGCCATGCCCTGCCCCAAACACTGCTGTCTTGGAAACAGCAGATGTTGATTCAGTTGAATCCCACCTGAATTTTCAGCTGCCACAGCCATATGCCTGCTCCAGGCATCACAGCAAAGGCACGGCTCAGGAAAACAGGGACAGTGCACGCTGCATTTTGCACATCAAAGGTCCTTTAAAGCAGCAAATACAAGGAAGAAGTGTGAATACAATACTGGTTATCATTCTCTGTGTGTTCAGCAAACACACTCCCTGGGACCTCAGTAATGCTCAGTAATTCTTCCTCTAACTCATAAAAGTAAAAGCATCAAAATCAGCAGCTGACATCCAGAAGAGGCTGGATAAATGTTACTGCTTCTAAAGTGAGTGAGCTTTCCCTTccttgcagccctgcagcaccctgtTGAGGCAATGGCAGCAGAAAGAAGGGACAGGGTAAATGTTGAAATAGGTGATAATTTCCAGCCTTCCTGCATGTGAGAGAGTTTCCCAAAGAGGGCATTGATCTTTCTAGGCTACTATAGGCCTTATAAAAAACTTGTGCTCCCACCCCTCTGCACAGCCGTGCTTATTTCTGCATTCCTTCAGAACTGGCCAGGTCATGCAGACCTCCTCACCTCCCTCGTCTGTCCCGGGCACCCTGACATCAACCCACGCATCTCACAGCTGCCGTCCTAGTGCTGGTGTGGCTCCAGTTACAGCCCTATAAAGggtgccaggctgcagagctggaaggagctCTTAGCAGCCTTGCAGCCATGGGGAGAAGTGCTTTTGCCCTGGTCCTCGTCCTTGCCCTGGCAGTGTGTGTTGCCCCCGTGGAGAGGAAGGTATGGGGAAAGATGGCAATGGGGGTGTGGCTTCCTACTAGACCCCAAAGTCTGCTGCTGGTGCATCCTAGCtctacagggagccagggctgggcagctggAACTGGTGGTTAACAGCACTGTGCAGCTGAGGGAAGATGCAATGAGGGTGGGAAGTAGGGACTGCTCCTGCTAGGATGCTTTCTGCTGCGGGAAATTGTTCAGGGGAGGGCAAACAGAGGCACACCCCAGATAGCTCCTGTTCTCCCGCACTagagaggagggaaagcagTGCACCTACTGCTTCAACATGAGGGGACTGACTCTCCCTTGGGTGGGTGAAACCATCCCGgacagcagctgagctgaatGCAGTCAGAGCTCAGGCAGGATGCTCACACTATGGCAATGCCAGTGGCACATCAGGTTTGTGGCACACCACGCACTGCTGCAGACAtctccaggcagagccaggTGCAGGGGTGGGAGTGGGATGCCCCCCTCCCTGCCTAGTCACTCCAATCCACGGTACTGGCCTTGCAGTGCCTTCTCTCCGGCTCGTGGCAGAGCGACACCAGCTCTCGGATGGTCGTGTTCACCCTGGACAAGGACAACAGATTCTCTGGTTTTTACCTGCCGGGACCTGCCGCTGGCAACTCAGAACTCCTCACCTCACCCCTAGAGGGGTCCCAACAAGATACAGAGTtgtccccacagcccatctTCTCCTTCACTGTGAACTGGCAGCTCCGAGGTAGGCAGCAGGGGGATGCCAGCAGGACACGAGGTGACCTTGTGCCTCACTGCCTGACTCACATCACCTTAAACCCTTCCAGACTCAGAGACTGCCTGGACAAGTGTCTTCCTGGGCCAGTGCTATGTGGACACCAAAGGGGAGGAGACCCTGCATGCCCTGTGGCTCCTGCGAGAGGCAGctgacagccctgcagaggacTGGAAGGCCACTCAGTGAGTGTTGGGTCCCAGCTACTGCTCTGCCAGGTCTCCTGTAactcaggctggagaagggagaaaTCCCACGGGGTGAAGAATGGGAGGACTGTGAGGGTGGAATGGATTTGTCACCAGTGATATGCAAGGGCTAAGGAGCATCTGTGTAACATGGCCCACCCTTGCGTATCAGATGTGTCTCAAGGTGTGGGATCCCAGGATGGGGTCT is part of the Catharus ustulatus isolate bCatUst1 chromosome Z, bCatUst1.pri.v2, whole genome shotgun sequence genome and harbors:
- the LOC117010867 gene encoding avidin-like produces the protein MGRSAFALVLVLALAVCVAPVERKCLLSGSWQSDTSSRMVVFTLDKDNRFSGFYLPGPAAGNSELLTSPLEGSQQDTELSPQPIFSFTVNWQLRDSETAWTSVFLGQCYVDTKGEETLHALWLLREAADSPAEDWKATQ
- the LOC117010945 gene encoding avidin-like — its product is MGGGAFILVLAVALAESVGPAERKCQLNGLWRNDQDSLMEISVLGDNGDFQGQYLTRVTLSGGCAQISPLRGAQQQLGEEGWPTFAFTVRWEKFSNATTAFVGQCFVDAGGKEILSTMWLLREAVGSLEEDWKATRVGRNVFTRKRTTKGKTLPNLSPLCEAVSSPAP